One region of Myxococcales bacterium genomic DNA includes:
- the cmr6 gene encoding type III-B CRISPR module RAMP protein Cmr6, which translates to MTRLFGAAGDEGSEGSILFFDAIPVAPVMLEVDILTPHSAAWTPEDPPGDWRSPRPVPFLVTAPGAYFFFGIAPRRGEGELGRVQGWLRDALRFEGAGAKTAVGYGRFAEVADETRKLAEALAREARERRRAEALSTPEGRLRREVEESNEAELAEFIRRYVEKGELTAPAERAAFVAAVRELRPAWLSDWRSKKKADKATNVGPDKLKARAKLIDSEPGG; encoded by the coding sequence ATCACCCGCCTCTTCGGAGCTGCGGGTGACGAGGGCAGTGAGGGGTCGATCCTCTTCTTTGATGCAATCCCCGTCGCCCCGGTCATGTTGGAGGTGGACATTCTCACGCCTCACAGCGCCGCCTGGACCCCGGAGGATCCGCCTGGCGATTGGCGCTCTCCGAGGCCCGTGCCCTTTTTGGTCACGGCTCCCGGCGCGTACTTCTTCTTCGGCATCGCCCCGAGGCGCGGCGAAGGGGAGCTCGGCCGAGTCCAGGGCTGGCTCCGCGATGCCTTGCGCTTTGAGGGTGCAGGGGCCAAGACAGCCGTGGGCTACGGCCGCTTCGCCGAGGTCGCTGACGAGACGCGCAAGCTCGCGGAGGCGCTCGCCCGCGAGGCCCGCGAGAGGCGGCGCGCCGAAGCGCTGAGCACCCCCGAGGGGCGTCTGCGTCGCGAGGTCGAGGAGAGTAACGAGGCCGAGCTAGCCGAGTTCATCCGCCGCTACGTCGAGAAGGGCGAGCTCACTGCCCCGGCCGAGCGGGCCGCTTTCGTCGCCGCCGTGCGCGAGCTGCGGCCAGCCTGGCTCTCCGACTGGCGGAGCAAGAAGAAGGCCGACAAAGCCACGAACGTCGGTCCCGACAAGCTCAAGGCCCGGGCCAAGCTCATCGACAGTGAGCCAGGTGGCTGA
- the cmr5 gene encoding type III-B CRISPR module-associated protein Cmr5 — MRTLEQLRAADALARVDELAQRGVEFKKCYRSYVERLGPGIVMNGLGQALASEQAAAGGGDESGTKPERRREEGDADSKGRTKAEAHLQLYHNLNRWLCRPNGGVYPGQRDILAAIVGGDESHYLRAQAEAIAWLVWHKKLCRATFPRGGAGVAMVRPLYRSAQGAKRGDAGHAGLWYDKFLDTWPHDQSWSLQSKDKQNPKHEWLKTLGGSVGDAGQLAEARLRLAWVVEAAGGVWGLFRAESRFVTGLGRSHPVENGFAFHPSLGVPYLPGSSLKGSCARGRATMGLTRGEKEVDE, encoded by the coding sequence ATGAGGACGCTCGAACAGCTCCGGGCCGCCGACGCGCTCGCCCGTGTCGACGAGCTCGCCCAACGCGGGGTTGAGTTCAAGAAGTGCTACCGCTCCTATGTCGAGCGTCTGGGGCCCGGAATCGTGATGAACGGGCTCGGCCAGGCGCTGGCGAGCGAGCAAGCGGCCGCTGGCGGAGGCGACGAGAGCGGGACGAAGCCGGAGCGGCGACGCGAGGAGGGCGACGCAGATTCCAAGGGCAGGACGAAGGCGGAGGCCCACCTTCAGCTCTACCATAACCTCAACCGCTGGCTCTGTCGGCCGAATGGTGGCGTTTACCCTGGCCAGAGAGACATACTCGCGGCGATCGTCGGGGGCGATGAGTCGCATTACCTCCGCGCCCAGGCTGAGGCGATCGCCTGGCTCGTGTGGCACAAGAAGCTCTGCCGGGCCACCTTCCCGCGCGGGGGAGCGGGAGTAGCGATGGTACGGCCGCTCTATCGCTCGGCCCAGGGTGCCAAGCGCGGCGATGCTGGCCACGCCGGGCTCTGGTACGACAAGTTCTTGGATACCTGGCCCCACGACCAGTCGTGGTCTCTCCAGAGTAAAGACAAGCAGAACCCCAAGCACGAGTGGCTCAAGACCCTCGGGGGCTCGGTCGGGGATGCGGGTCAGCTCGCCGAGGCTCGGCTGCGTCTTGCCTGGGTGGTCGAGGCTGCCGGCGGGGTGTGGGGCCTATTTCGCGCCGAGAGCCGCTTCGTCACCGGCCTGGGACGTTCGCATCCCGTCGAGAACGGCTTCGCCTTCCATCCCTCGCTCGGCGTCCCCTACCTGCCGGGGTCGTCGCTGAAGGGCTCGTGCGCGCGTGGGCGCGCGACTATGGGGTTGACAAGGGGGGAGAAGGAGGTCGACGAGTAG